In Desulfosoma caldarium, the following are encoded in one genomic region:
- a CDS encoding heterodisulfide reductase-related iron-sulfur binding cluster, which yields MIVVQIGQLAKQLGVHRNTIRNWIRSGRLPARRVPGKRYVLDEDEFIRLCHTYGLDASAIQGRQVPSPSALPFDPKEEAEGAVVVEGRSRTFRAVPQWADVCINCGSCAGVCPLAGVDGWDPRKVVRMAVLGMERELGESLWPWKCTLCAQCEQVCPAGVDITGLMMALRQSWDRDRVPGALHRGVVTLLETGNNLGIPREDFTACCQAVARELAETECSGFQLPLDVQGARLLVTVNSKEPFAEPRQMKHWWKIFYAAGESWTLCSEFWDGVQWGYFTGDEEAVRVSVGRVVDAMRRLGCEALLLPECGHAYYAFRLALHRWYAQEAKRFQVLTLFDLLAGYLHTGRLQVRSDGYPGIVTYHDPCHVTRKSLKAFGQAYDEQARDIVRRCCSRFVEMVPNREDAYCCGAGGGLSALPFHEERVFFGRHKARQIRRTGASLVVTACHTCRDQILKALCKEYDLNVDVKLLWELVAEALVMPHATNDGVQI from the coding sequence GTGATTGTGGTGCAAATTGGGCAGCTTGCCAAGCAGTTGGGCGTGCACCGCAACACCATTCGCAACTGGATACGTAGCGGTCGGCTACCGGCACGTCGCGTTCCGGGCAAGCGCTATGTGCTGGACGAGGACGAGTTCATTCGGCTGTGCCATACATACGGCCTGGATGCCTCGGCCATTCAGGGGCGTCAGGTGCCCTCTCCATCGGCGCTGCCTTTTGATCCCAAAGAAGAGGCGGAAGGGGCGGTGGTTGTGGAAGGGCGTTCCCGCACCTTTCGTGCCGTGCCGCAATGGGCCGATGTGTGCATCAATTGCGGCAGTTGCGCGGGCGTGTGCCCTCTGGCGGGTGTGGACGGCTGGGACCCTCGCAAGGTGGTCCGCATGGCGGTTCTCGGAATGGAACGGGAGCTGGGCGAATCCCTGTGGCCCTGGAAATGCACTTTATGCGCGCAATGTGAACAGGTGTGCCCTGCGGGAGTGGACATCACGGGACTCATGATGGCTCTGCGGCAAAGCTGGGATCGGGATCGAGTGCCCGGCGCCTTGCACAGGGGCGTGGTGACTTTGCTGGAGACCGGAAACAATCTGGGGATTCCTCGGGAGGATTTCACGGCGTGTTGTCAAGCGGTGGCTCGGGAATTGGCGGAAACGGAGTGTTCAGGATTTCAGCTTCCGTTGGACGTTCAAGGGGCTCGACTGCTTGTGACCGTCAATTCCAAAGAACCCTTTGCGGAACCCCGGCAGATGAAGCATTGGTGGAAGATTTTTTACGCCGCCGGAGAATCCTGGACCCTTTGTTCGGAGTTTTGGGACGGCGTGCAATGGGGCTATTTCACAGGCGATGAGGAAGCGGTGCGGGTGTCTGTGGGCCGTGTCGTGGACGCCATGCGCCGCCTGGGCTGTGAAGCTTTGCTCCTGCCCGAATGCGGTCACGCTTACTATGCTTTTCGCCTCGCCTTACATCGATGGTATGCGCAAGAAGCCAAACGGTTTCAGGTCCTGACCCTCTTTGATCTTCTTGCGGGCTACCTCCATACCGGACGCCTGCAAGTCCGGTCGGATGGATATCCCGGCATCGTCACATATCACGACCCTTGCCATGTGACGCGAAAGTCCCTGAAAGCCTTTGGGCAAGCCTACGATGAACAAGCCCGGGACATCGTGCGCCGGTGCTGCAGCCGCTTTGTGGAGATGGTTCCCAACCGGGAAGACGCCTATTGCTGTGGTGCCGGCGGGGGGCTTTCGGCCTTGCCCTTTCATGAGGAGCGGGTTTTTTTCGGACGCCACAAAGCGCGCCAGATTCGGCGAACGGGCGCCAGTTTGGTGGTTACAGCCTGCCACACGTGCCGGGATCAAATCCTCAAAGCCCTATGCAAGGAATACGATCTCAACGTGGATGTCAAACTCCTATGGGAACTTGTGGCGGAGGCTCTGGTGATGCCTCACGCCACAAACGATGGAGTGCAAATATGA
- a CDS encoding Hsp20/alpha crystallin family protein: MLGLVPRSRRESLLAWPRAFDWMDRFFEEALPAVWGEDKVLMPAFDISETEDKIVVKADLPGVDVKDLDISITDNVLTVKGEKRQEKEEKGESFHRVERRYGSFARSFSLPAEVKAEGIEAVYKDGVLRIEIPKAEASRPKRIEVKH, translated from the coding sequence ATGCTCGGATTGGTTCCGCGTTCGCGAAGGGAGTCGCTCCTTGCATGGCCGAGGGCCTTCGACTGGATGGACCGATTCTTTGAGGAAGCCCTTCCGGCCGTGTGGGGCGAGGACAAAGTGCTGATGCCGGCCTTTGACATTTCCGAAACGGAAGATAAGATTGTTGTCAAAGCCGATCTTCCCGGCGTGGATGTGAAGGATCTGGACATCAGCATCACGGATAACGTGTTGACCGTTAAAGGGGAAAAGCGCCAGGAAAAGGAAGAGAAAGGGGAATCTTTCCACCGCGTGGAACGCCGATACGGTTCGTTTGCCCGATCCTTTAGTTTGCCGGCGGAAGTGAAGGCGGAAGGGATCGAGGCGGTCTACAAAGACGGTGTGCTGCGCATCGAGATTCCCAAGGCCGAAGCGTCTCGGCCAAAGAGGATTGAAGTGAAGCACTAA
- a CDS encoding hydrogenase maturation protease, with translation MNERSRLFSAAAVVLGCGNTLFGDDGFGPTVAEALATHALCPAHACVVDAGTAAADLLFDLVLSPQKPKALFIVDAVQMSGRNPGELFWLALEDIPAAKRADFLMHQFPSADLLRELAQEGGVKVAVLAVQAGWIPNHVAPGLSESVARAVPHAVEILLKALASERPAVA, from the coding sequence ATGAATGAACGAAGCCGGTTGTTTTCGGCCGCAGCGGTGGTCCTGGGCTGCGGCAATACGCTCTTTGGTGATGATGGCTTTGGACCAACCGTGGCGGAAGCTCTGGCGACCCATGCTTTGTGTCCGGCCCACGCCTGTGTGGTAGATGCGGGTACGGCGGCCGCCGACCTTCTCTTTGACCTGGTGCTCAGCCCCCAAAAGCCCAAGGCCCTTTTCATTGTGGATGCGGTGCAGATGAGCGGACGCAACCCCGGAGAACTCTTCTGGCTTGCCTTGGAAGACATCCCGGCGGCCAAGCGGGCGGATTTTCTCATGCATCAGTTTCCGTCGGCGGATCTGTTGCGGGAACTGGCGCAAGAAGGCGGTGTCAAGGTAGCCGTCTTGGCCGTGCAGGCGGGGTGGATCCCGAACCATGTGGCCCCGGGGCTTTCAGAGTCGGTGGCTCGAGCGGTTCCTCATGCCGTGGAAATACTTTTAAAGGCTCTGGCCTCGGAGAGGCCGGCAGTGGCCTGA
- a CDS encoding FAD-dependent oxidoreductase — MIRQKVGAVLVIGGGISGLQAALDLAEAGYFVYLAERTGAIGGTMARLDKTFPTNECAM; from the coding sequence ATGATTCGCCAAAAGGTGGGCGCCGTGTTGGTCATCGGAGGCGGCATTTCCGGGCTTCAGGCGGCCCTGGATTTGGCCGAAGCCGGCTATTTCGTCTATCTAGCGGAAAGGACCGGAGCCATCGGCGGCACCATGGCCCGCTTGGATAAAACCTTTCCGACCAACGAATGTGCCATGTGA
- a CDS encoding PAS domain-containing protein, with amino-acid sequence MGQVGSFQGLGTTLSDGQDHRRPPLRWIAAGALILWTAAILVLSLETLRQERRHIEKSALSHALALMEKDLLYRRWNAQQGGVYAPVSENLPPNPYLNVPERDIETPFGKKLTLVNPAYMTRMVHDLARKSGVSSSHLTSLNPTHPANAPNAWETKALKWLENHPDKRHFYETVEESGTPLVKVMMPLVLEDACRRCHNTPWDVPGALRGGISTVVPLSVFAEAHRESLSAVLGRHALIWFLGVLGIGWASFTAYARVRERESLLAKTQRQERFWKSVLENLQDPMVVLDRDLNIVVLNASAASLAETEPDQAVGRSCKDVFSKWHALSGACAFEKCPAQQVLTTGVSCSRRMEIQLADETTRVFHVVVSPLKNNGEKISGVIESFRDITNEARAQERLAKQHREMELLFDHMHGAFALHEILTDASGVPVDYRFLKVNPAFEALTGWKAHDVVGKTLQQILPQGAQEWVQRYGRTALYGERVEFIADEPTLQKTFSVRAYQTEPGRFVTLFFDVTEREKLQEQLRHAQKMQAVGQLAGGVAHEFNNILQVINGYVEMLLAETPAEDPRREHLQRVMHGGLRAARLVQQLLAFSRKKALQPEVTDMNELLRDFAKLVQKLVGETITVRCVLGHGLWPVMVDRQLMEQVLMNLVVNARDAMPSGGEIVLETANVHLHEDHVRPHAHLKPGPYVMVSVADTGLGMTADVLERIFEPFFTTKEVGKGSGLGLAVVYGIVKQHDGVLDVSSEPGKGTVVKIYLPPHEGKPSESEEQTESLAEEALRGTETVLLAEDDPAVRSYLATVLREAGYRVLEAQDGMEAVEVFATSEEPIDLVVTDVSMPRMGGQEAVGLLRQRGWKIPAIFISGYVKRPEECADNPKGLNLFIDKPVRRRVLLQAIRSLLAR; translated from the coding sequence ATGGGACAGGTCGGGTCATTTCAAGGTCTGGGGACGACCCTTTCCGATGGCCAAGACCATCGTCGCCCACCGTTGCGGTGGATCGCCGCCGGGGCATTGATCCTGTGGACGGCGGCGATCCTTGTCTTGAGCCTAGAAACGCTCAGACAAGAAAGGCGGCACATCGAAAAGTCGGCTCTTTCACATGCCCTGGCCCTGATGGAAAAAGATCTTCTGTACCGTCGATGGAATGCTCAGCAGGGGGGCGTCTATGCTCCCGTGAGCGAAAACCTGCCCCCCAATCCCTACCTCAATGTGCCGGAACGGGACATTGAGACGCCCTTCGGAAAAAAGCTCACGCTGGTCAATCCCGCCTACATGACGCGCATGGTCCACGATCTGGCCCGTAAAAGCGGCGTGAGCTCTTCCCATCTCACAAGCCTCAATCCAACCCATCCGGCCAACGCGCCGAATGCGTGGGAAACCAAAGCCCTGAAATGGTTGGAGAACCACCCGGATAAGCGCCACTTTTACGAAACGGTCGAGGAATCGGGTACACCATTGGTGAAGGTCATGATGCCTCTGGTCCTGGAAGATGCGTGCCGTCGATGCCACAACACCCCTTGGGATGTACCCGGAGCCCTTCGCGGCGGCATTAGCACCGTGGTGCCTTTGAGCGTGTTTGCCGAAGCGCACCGAGAGTCTTTGAGCGCCGTGCTGGGGCGGCATGCACTCATTTGGTTTCTGGGCGTTTTGGGCATTGGCTGGGCGTCCTTTACGGCCTACGCTCGGGTTCGAGAAAGGGAATCCCTTCTCGCAAAAACCCAAAGGCAGGAGCGGTTCTGGAAAAGCGTTCTGGAGAATCTTCAGGATCCCATGGTGGTCCTGGATCGGGACCTAAACATTGTTGTGCTCAATGCGAGCGCGGCTTCATTGGCCGAAACCGAGCCGGACCAAGCCGTCGGACGCTCGTGCAAGGACGTCTTTTCTAAGTGGCATGCTCTTTCCGGGGCCTGCGCTTTTGAAAAATGCCCTGCCCAGCAGGTTCTGACCACAGGGGTTTCGTGTTCACGGCGCATGGAAATCCAGCTCGCGGATGAAACCACGCGGGTGTTTCACGTTGTGGTGAGTCCTTTAAAGAACAACGGCGAAAAAATTTCGGGAGTCATTGAATCCTTTCGGGACATCACGAACGAGGCGCGGGCGCAGGAACGTTTGGCCAAACAGCACCGAGAAATGGAACTTCTTTTTGACCACATGCACGGGGCGTTTGCCTTGCACGAGATACTAACCGACGCGTCGGGAGTTCCCGTGGATTACCGGTTTTTGAAGGTCAACCCCGCTTTTGAAGCCTTGACGGGGTGGAAGGCACACGACGTGGTGGGGAAGACGTTGCAGCAGATCCTGCCGCAGGGTGCACAGGAGTGGGTGCAACGCTATGGACGGACGGCGCTTTACGGCGAGAGGGTGGAATTCATTGCTGACGAGCCAACGCTTCAGAAGACCTTTTCTGTGCGTGCCTACCAGACGGAACCTGGTCGATTCGTCACCCTGTTTTTCGATGTCACGGAGCGTGAAAAGCTTCAAGAACAGCTTCGCCACGCGCAGAAGATGCAAGCGGTGGGTCAATTGGCCGGCGGCGTGGCCCATGAGTTCAACAACATTTTGCAGGTCATAAACGGCTATGTGGAAATGCTTCTTGCGGAAACGCCGGCCGAGGATCCCCGCCGAGAGCACCTGCAGCGAGTGATGCACGGTGGGCTTCGAGCCGCTCGATTGGTCCAGCAACTGCTCGCCTTCAGCCGAAAAAAGGCCCTTCAGCCGGAAGTGACCGACATGAATGAGCTGCTTCGTGATTTTGCCAAGCTAGTGCAAAAACTGGTCGGGGAAACCATCACCGTACGCTGCGTTCTCGGCCATGGGCTGTGGCCGGTCATGGTGGACCGGCAACTTATGGAGCAGGTGCTGATGAATCTGGTCGTCAATGCTCGGGATGCCATGCCTTCGGGCGGTGAGATCGTTCTGGAGACGGCCAATGTGCATCTGCATGAAGACCATGTTCGCCCACACGCTCATTTAAAACCCGGCCCTTATGTGATGGTGTCCGTTGCGGATACGGGGCTTGGCATGACGGCCGACGTGTTGGAACGAATCTTTGAACCGTTCTTTACCACCAAAGAGGTCGGCAAAGGATCGGGGCTCGGCCTTGCGGTCGTCTATGGCATCGTCAAGCAGCACGACGGCGTGCTTGACGTCTCCAGCGAACCGGGCAAGGGAACGGTAGTCAAAATATATTTGCCGCCGCACGAAGGAAAGCCGTCGGAGAGCGAAGAGCAGACGGAGTCTCTGGCGGAAGAGGCCTTACGTGGGACGGAAACCGTGCTCTTGGCGGAAGATGACCCGGCCGTTCGAAGCTACCTGGCGACGGTGCTTCGGGAGGCGGGCTATCGCGTTTTGGAGGCGCAAGACGGCATGGAGGCCGTGGAAGTGTTTGCCACCAGCGAGGAGCCCATTGACCTGGTCGTAACCGATGTGAGCATGCCGCGCATGGGCGGCCAAGAGGCCGTGGGACTTCTTCGGCAAAGAGGCTGGAAGATTCCGGCGATTTTTATCAGCGGGTATGTGAAGCGGCCCGAGGAATGCGCCGACAACCCGAAGGGCCTGAACCTTTTTATCGATAAACCTGTGCGTCGGCGGGTTCTACTTCAGGCCATCCGCTCCCTTCTTGCCCGTTAA
- the gspG gene encoding type II secretion system major pseudopilin GspG, translating into MQKRSLRGFTLIELLIVMVILGLLAALVAPKMFQKVGASKVKAAKAQIALLGTALDAYRLDVGRYPTTEEGLQALRVNPGADTWDGPYLPKDVPKDPWGRDYVYRSPGQHGDYDLYSLGADGQEGGEGENADVVSWQ; encoded by the coding sequence TTGCAGAAACGAAGCCTTCGAGGTTTTACGCTCATTGAACTGCTCATCGTCATGGTCATTTTGGGGCTTTTGGCCGCTCTGGTGGCGCCCAAGATGTTCCAGAAAGTCGGCGCATCCAAGGTCAAAGCCGCCAAGGCGCAGATCGCTCTTCTGGGCACGGCCTTGGATGCTTATCGTCTCGACGTGGGCCGGTACCCCACCACCGAAGAGGGCCTTCAGGCCTTGAGGGTCAATCCAGGCGCCGACACATGGGACGGGCCCTATCTACCCAAGGACGTTCCCAAGGATCCCTGGGGCCGCGACTATGTGTACCGATCCCCCGGGCAACATGGAGACTATGACCTCTATTCATTGGGTGCGGATGGACAGGAAGGTGGAGAAGGTGAAAACGCCGATGTGGTCAGCTGGCAGTAG
- the cbpB gene encoding peptide-modifying radical SAM enzyme CbpB produces the protein MGHEVFLKGRPRYANSGFGPCFAVLDIGLPNRVAVVEPNSAYWAVVEAESLPDALSGPLLQDFLAQREGFEAEMQRLRFGLTPSAVYFNPTERCNFNCTYCYLPEDMRRNGATMTPEEVARALERLAEYFDRTLEPDATPQLIFHGSEPMLARDAVFSAIDRFRGRFLFGIQTNATLLDDEAIDFLTSRGVGIGISLDAHEAIVADKVRKNWLGKGAFAQVRRVMERLALYPAFNVITTVTRENVALLPELVDFYHDAGVGVVMFNPVRCTRQGGMDLKPDDAVLAEAFCAALDRTYALFEKTSRKLVVANFANVLAGVVGPTGRRLMCDISPCGGGRCFFAVSAQGDLFPCSEFIGFPEYRGGNLFRDDIAGVLESHPFQAVTRRKVENIEPCGRCAVRHFCGAPCPAEVQAVSGRLEAPSPYCHFYEEQVRYAFRVVAQGREAAYLWNGWESETEETYRCA, from the coding sequence ATGGGTCATGAAGTTTTCCTTAAGGGCCGTCCCCGCTACGCCAATAGCGGCTTTGGGCCTTGTTTTGCCGTGCTGGACATCGGTTTGCCGAATCGCGTCGCGGTCGTCGAGCCGAACAGTGCCTATTGGGCCGTTGTGGAGGCGGAATCGCTGCCGGACGCCTTGTCCGGGCCTCTGCTCCAGGACTTTTTGGCGCAAAGGGAAGGCTTTGAAGCCGAGATGCAGCGTCTCCGTTTTGGGTTGACGCCTTCGGCCGTCTATTTCAACCCGACGGAACGGTGCAACTTCAACTGCACGTACTGTTATCTTCCGGAAGACATGCGCCGAAACGGCGCAACCATGACGCCGGAAGAGGTGGCACGAGCCCTGGAGCGTCTGGCAGAGTATTTTGACCGGACACTGGAGCCCGATGCAACACCGCAGCTCATCTTTCACGGCTCGGAGCCCATGTTGGCTCGAGATGCGGTCTTTTCGGCCATCGACCGCTTTCGAGGGAGGTTCCTGTTTGGGATTCAGACCAATGCGACCCTTCTGGATGACGAGGCCATCGATTTTCTCACGTCCCGAGGGGTTGGCATCGGCATCTCTCTGGACGCCCATGAAGCCATCGTGGCGGATAAGGTTCGAAAAAATTGGCTTGGAAAGGGGGCGTTTGCTCAAGTGCGCCGGGTCATGGAGCGGCTGGCATTGTACCCGGCCTTTAACGTGATCACGACGGTCACTCGAGAAAATGTGGCGCTCCTGCCGGAGCTGGTAGATTTTTATCACGACGCCGGCGTTGGCGTGGTGATGTTCAACCCCGTGCGGTGTACCCGCCAAGGAGGCATGGATCTCAAGCCCGATGATGCCGTCCTGGCCGAAGCGTTCTGCGCAGCTTTGGACAGAACGTACGCCTTGTTTGAAAAAACTTCAAGAAAGCTGGTTGTTGCCAATTTTGCCAACGTTCTGGCAGGAGTGGTTGGTCCGACAGGCCGGCGGCTCATGTGTGACATTTCCCCGTGCGGCGGCGGCCGCTGTTTCTTCGCCGTGTCCGCCCAAGGGGATCTGTTTCCATGCAGTGAGTTCATCGGGTTTCCCGAATACCGAGGCGGAAACCTGTTTCGGGACGACATTGCGGGCGTTTTGGAAAGCCATCCCTTTCAGGCTGTGACGCGCCGCAAGGTGGAAAACATCGAGCCTTGTGGACGATGTGCCGTGCGGCATTTTTGCGGAGCGCCTTGCCCTGCGGAGGTGCAGGCGGTCAGTGGCAGGTTGGAGGCGCCGAGTCCTTACTGCCACTTTTACGAGGAACAGGTCCGCTACGCCTTCCGCGTGGTGGCTCAAGGGCGCGAAGCCGCGTACCTGTGGAATGGGTGGGAGTCGGAAACGGAAGAAACCTATCGGTGTGCCTAA
- a CDS encoding hydrogenase iron-sulfur subunit: MNGVDQGKKTIVVFACHWCAYSAADLAGIRRMEYPESVHIVRVMCSGMVHPQWVMEAFSLGASGVLIMGCRPGECHYKDGNLRADARRVVVHEMMEAMGLEPERFRVVWCASSEAERFVEACRDMVRQVQDLDNGRG, from the coding sequence ATGAACGGCGTCGACCAGGGTAAGAAAACAATTGTCGTCTTTGCGTGCCATTGGTGTGCTTACAGCGCCGCCGATCTTGCGGGGATTCGCCGCATGGAATATCCGGAAAGTGTACACATCGTGCGGGTCATGTGCTCCGGCATGGTGCATCCTCAATGGGTCATGGAAGCTTTCTCTCTGGGAGCCTCCGGTGTTCTGATCATGGGGTGTCGGCCGGGGGAATGCCATTACAAAGACGGCAACCTTCGGGCGGACGCTCGGCGGGTGGTGGTTCATGAAATGATGGAAGCCATGGGGTTGGAGCCGGAACGGTTTCGTGTGGTGTGGTGCGCCTCATCGGAGGCGGAAAGGTTTGTGGAGGCGTGCCGAGACATGGTTCGACAGGTCCAGGACCTGGACAACGGCCGGGGTTGA
- a CDS encoding FAD-dependent oxidoreductase, whose protein sequence is MAPKLVECGRHFNIELMTHTELERLEGEAPRFQATLRCRPRYVDVRRCVACGECARVCPVSIEDPRCGPQARRAAIFLSYPQAVPMAYQIDPRRCLQLTQGTCGACARVCPADAVRFDDRERWLTVSVGSVVVATGFRPFEPPARNPWGFGVYDNVVQSVVWERMLSAAAAERRPVVRPSDGAPVRRVAFVQCVGSRDESARGHEYCSSVCCMTAVKEASMALECDPSMKVTVFYTDMRTAGKDFDRYFHAMQERGVQFLRYRVPRVDMAEDGHSLEIQVVTEDGRRAKHVFDLVVLSVGMEVPSGVRALCHRLGVQTDSHGFVETSSFEPVKTSRDGIYVCGTLAGPKDIAHAVLEGSAAAAAATVPLADVRNSLSRLRDFPEERSVADEAPRVGVFLCHCGSNIAGVVDVEAVAEMASRLPYVVHVERNLFACAQDSQERIRRSIESRRLNRIVVAACSPVTHEALFRETLKNAGLNEYLFEMANIRNQAAWVHGRDPRAATTKAADLVRMAVAKVSLQEPMPAVTVNVNPTVLVVGGGVAGMTTALGLADQGFPVHLVEKSSQLGGNARHLYRTWKGEDMAGFVEHLAAKVRSHPYISVYLKSEVVAAEGYVGNFRSTIQKGGATFSVDHGVTVLAVGGTAHKPNEYGYAESQRVLTALEFDKLHAVGDERITEAKSFVFIQCVGSREPQRPYCSRVCCTHAMQAAVELKEEDASREITILYRDVRTYGLRESLYRQAREKGVVFIRYDLEHKPAVRLGPNELYVHAMDPMLQRPLTLRADVIILATAIVPQSAVAELAGIYKLPVNADGFFQESHAKLRPVEFLTEGVFMAGLAHGPKPLDEVIVQAQAVVARAASILATRRRSLDAVKAHVVMENCDGCALCLDVCPYGAIDWESRSPKGRETHDSVRLPVINMALCKGCGICQATCPKDGIRVAGFSGRQVSRQLQTLLGSEQGWAAS, encoded by the coding sequence TTGGCGCCCAAATTGGTGGAGTGCGGTCGGCACTTCAATATCGAATTGATGACCCACACGGAGCTGGAGCGGTTGGAAGGCGAGGCGCCTCGGTTTCAGGCCACCCTGCGGTGTCGGCCTCGATATGTGGATGTCCGTCGATGCGTGGCGTGTGGGGAGTGTGCGCGCGTGTGCCCGGTAAGCATAGAGGATCCTCGATGCGGCCCCCAGGCTCGGCGTGCCGCCATCTTCCTGAGTTATCCTCAAGCGGTGCCCATGGCCTATCAAATCGATCCCCGACGATGTTTGCAGCTGACGCAAGGAACGTGCGGCGCCTGTGCGCGGGTGTGCCCGGCCGATGCCGTTCGCTTTGATGATCGCGAGCGCTGGCTGACGGTTTCCGTGGGATCGGTGGTTGTGGCCACGGGGTTTCGACCTTTTGAACCCCCGGCGCGAAACCCTTGGGGCTTCGGCGTTTATGATAACGTGGTGCAATCCGTGGTGTGGGAACGCATGCTTTCCGCCGCCGCAGCGGAGCGGCGGCCGGTGGTGCGCCCCTCGGACGGAGCTCCCGTTCGTCGAGTGGCCTTTGTGCAGTGTGTGGGCAGCCGCGATGAGTCGGCCAGAGGTCATGAGTACTGTTCTTCCGTGTGTTGCATGACGGCCGTCAAGGAAGCGTCCATGGCCCTGGAGTGCGACCCCTCCATGAAGGTGACGGTCTTTTACACCGACATGCGCACGGCCGGAAAGGATTTTGACCGGTATTTCCATGCGATGCAAGAACGCGGCGTGCAGTTTCTTCGATACCGTGTGCCCAGGGTAGACATGGCCGAGGACGGCCACAGCCTTGAGATTCAGGTTGTTACGGAGGACGGCCGCCGTGCCAAGCACGTGTTTGACCTGGTGGTCCTTTCCGTGGGCATGGAGGTGCCTTCAGGGGTGCGAGCCTTGTGCCATCGCTTGGGTGTGCAGACGGACAGCCACGGTTTTGTGGAAACCTCGTCCTTTGAGCCCGTGAAAACATCCCGAGACGGCATCTACGTGTGTGGCACCTTGGCGGGTCCCAAGGACATTGCCCATGCGGTTCTGGAAGGCTCGGCGGCGGCCGCGGCGGCCACCGTTCCCTTGGCGGATGTGAGAAACAGTTTGTCGAGGCTCAGGGATTTTCCCGAGGAGCGCTCCGTCGCCGATGAAGCGCCTCGAGTGGGGGTTTTCCTTTGCCATTGTGGGTCCAACATCGCGGGCGTGGTGGACGTGGAGGCCGTCGCCGAGATGGCCTCTCGACTGCCTTACGTGGTCCACGTGGAAAGGAATCTCTTTGCCTGTGCCCAGGACAGTCAGGAGCGGATTCGGCGAAGCATTGAGAGCCGTCGGCTCAACCGCATCGTCGTGGCGGCCTGCTCCCCGGTCACCCATGAAGCCCTCTTTCGAGAAACCCTCAAGAATGCCGGCCTGAACGAATATCTTTTTGAAATGGCCAACATTCGAAACCAGGCCGCATGGGTTCACGGGCGGGACCCTCGAGCGGCCACCACCAAGGCGGCGGACCTTGTGCGCATGGCGGTGGCCAAGGTCAGTTTGCAGGAACCGATGCCTGCGGTCACGGTGAACGTGAACCCCACGGTTTTGGTGGTGGGCGGCGGCGTGGCGGGCATGACTACGGCCTTAGGGCTGGCGGACCAGGGGTTTCCTGTCCATCTGGTGGAAAAGAGTTCCCAGCTTGGCGGCAACGCGCGGCATCTGTACCGCACTTGGAAAGGGGAAGACATGGCGGGGTTTGTGGAGCATCTTGCAGCCAAGGTGCGCTCTCACCCCTACATCAGTGTGTACCTGAAAAGCGAAGTGGTGGCCGCGGAAGGGTATGTGGGCAATTTTCGGTCGACCATACAAAAAGGCGGCGCGACCTTTAGCGTGGACCATGGCGTCACGGTGCTCGCCGTGGGGGGCACCGCCCATAAGCCCAACGAATACGGGTACGCCGAATCCCAACGGGTGCTGACGGCTTTGGAATTTGACAAACTGCACGCCGTAGGGGATGAGCGCATTACGGAGGCCAAAAGCTTTGTGTTCATTCAGTGTGTGGGGTCGCGAGAACCTCAGCGGCCCTACTGTTCCCGCGTGTGTTGCACCCATGCCATGCAGGCGGCGGTGGAATTGAAAGAAGAAGATGCCTCAAGGGAAATCACCATTCTTTACCGTGATGTGCGCACGTACGGATTGCGCGAATCCCTTTATCGGCAGGCGCGAGAAAAGGGGGTCGTCTTTATTCGGTATGACCTGGAACATAAACCGGCGGTGCGCCTCGGTCCCAACGAACTTTACGTGCACGCCATGGATCCTATGCTCCAAAGGCCTTTGACGCTGCGAGCCGATGTGATCATCTTGGCCACGGCCATTGTGCCCCAGTCGGCGGTGGCCGAGCTGGCCGGCATCTACAAACTGCCGGTGAACGCCGACGGGTTTTTTCAGGAAAGTCACGCGAAGCTGCGGCCCGTGGAATTCTTGACGGAAGGGGTTTTTATGGCCGGCCTGGCGCACGGGCCAAAGCCTTTGGATGAGGTTATCGTGCAAGCCCAGGCCGTGGTGGCGCGCGCCGCGTCCATCCTGGCCACCCGCCGAAGATCCCTGGATGCCGTCAAAGCCCATGTGGTGATGGAAAACTGCGACGGGTGCGCCTTGTGCCTGGACGTCTGCCCCTACGGGGCCATCGACTGGGAAAGTCGATCGCCCAAGGGGCGTGAAACCCATGACTCGGTGCGGCTTCCCGTCATCAACATGGCCTTGTGCAAAGGCTGTGGTATCTGCCAGGCCACGTGCCCCAAAGACGGCATTCGAGTGGCCGGGTTTAGTGGGCGGCAAGTGTCGCGACAGCTTCAAACCCTTCTCGGGTCTGAACAGGGCTGGGCGGCCTCATGA